CCGATTACTGCTCTCTTCTCTCGGCTGATACCCGAAGATCCGTAAATAAGGTACatcctccctccctccctccctgcCCTTTTTATAACCATTCATGCATGCACTAATAATTAatgaacatatttatatatatcatttgcAGCTCGTCTTCGTGGTCTTCACCCCCTGCATCATGTTTGCCAATCTTGCCCAGACTGTCACATTGCAGGACATTATTTCATGGTACGCACCGTCCTTCTCCATGAGAAACCTATTTTGTGGCGtataattctttttatatttcaaaccaTTCAAGTTTATTTTCAGGTGGTTCATGCCTATAAATGTTGGAATCACCTTTCTAGTAGGAGGTATTCTTGGATGGTTGGTTGTCAAGCTGCTCAACCCAAAACCCCAACTTCATGGTCTCATAATCGCGACATGTGCCTCAGGTAACATTAATTTTGCAAAATCTATAACAAAGGAGATTCTTACGAAATCTAACGTGaatgaatgatatatatatatataggcaaTATGGGAAACCTTATGCTTATTCTGGTCCCTGCCATTTGTGATGAGGAAGGCAGTCCTTTTGGGAATCGAAGTGTCTGCAGATCCATTGGACTATCCTACGCATCTTTCTCTATGGCCGTAAGTCAAAACCAAACATatatcatcatcatttctgctcaGAGTTTTGTAATGATAATCGTGACTTTCTTTTTTGGGCGCCGGGGGTCTCATGCAGCTCGGGGGTTTCTATATTTGGACATACAGTTACCAACTTGTGAGAAGCTCTGCTACGCAGTTCAGAGCTCTTGAAGCCGCCGGCTTGGCCAAGTCTCCCAACAAGGAAATCGACTCTGATCCCCGGACTCTTCTCCTGAAGCCGCAACAAAACCAAGACCTTGAAATCCAAGTGAAAGAAAAGGTGTCTACGGGGACATACATCAAAGACTTGCTCCATCAGATTCTTGAGGAACTCTTTGCGCCACCCACTATTGGTGCCGtaagtaaaaaataattaagaaatcaTTTCTCAAatcaatactaaaaaaaaagatgcatGATTTCATATGTTTTCTGTTGCATTCAGATTCTTGGTTTCGTCTTCGGAGCAACCAATTGGCTGAGGAATCTTATAATCGGGGAGAATGCCCCGTTACGAGTCATCCAAGATTCAGTGAAACTACTTGGGTATGAACTTGCTTGCGAGCACGTCTTTTAGACATCACgaataactaaatataattaagttgATTTGGCACTGGCAGGGACGGCACAATACCT
This window of the Brassica napus cultivar Da-Ae unplaced genomic scaffold, Da-Ae ScsIHWf_913;HRSCAF=1296, whole genome shotgun sequence genome carries:
- the LOC125606633 gene encoding protein PIN-LIKES 7-like → MGFLELLEVASMPIVQVLLISVLGAFLATDYCSLLSADTRRSVNKLVFVVFTPCIMFANLAQTVTLQDIISWWFMPINVGITFLVGGILGWLVVKLLNPKPQLHGLIIATCASGNMGNLMLILVPAICDEEGSPFGNRSVCRSIGLSYASFSMALGGFYIWTYSYQLVRSSATQFRALEAAGLAKSPNKEIDSDPRTLLLKPQQNQDLEIQVKEKVSTGTYIKDLLHQILEELFAPPTIGAILGFVFGATNWLRNLIIGENAPLRVIQDSVKLLGDGTIPCITLILGGNLIQGLRSSAVKTSVIVGVICVRYIILPVVGVGVVQLAWNLGYLPPDPLFRYVLMLQFTLPPAMNISTMAQLFDVAQDECSVIFLWTYLVASLALTVWSTIFLSILS